One Portunus trituberculatus isolate SZX2019 chromosome 7, ASM1759143v1, whole genome shotgun sequence genomic window carries:
- the LOC123520036 gene encoding LOW QUALITY PROTEIN: proteoglycan 4-like (The sequence of the model RefSeq protein was modified relative to this genomic sequence to represent the inferred CDS: deleted 2 bases in 1 codon), whose translation MATESMKSPVRPPPGPHPVAPALRMSLPTNYRQVAMMGPSPTPGPTHVYMPASPMMSNILKASTVTSSSSSSSNSTGNGGTGSSKDRLARTPSAPSSSKGVGEANVPSPFSTPVHGNPSFNPQKMGTGKGGHSGEGRIPKPPKAPDKPLMPYMRYSRKVWDQVKAANNDLKLWEIGKIIGSMWRDLPEADKQDYVDEYETEKAEYTKALEAYHSSPAYQQYLAAKNKGSAALEEKEILERSSSAATTGTKLDRRIDIQPAEDEDDYDDGLSVKHVSHARYLRNHRLINEIFSDTVVPDVRSVVTSQRLSVLRRQVQSLTMHQKKLETELQQIEEKFEAKKRKFVEAGDSFQSELKKVKAMAPKLDETSFTLMVERQKEVLRREAEERQRTAQGLPPRPASTSSPQTTPCHPAQPREEGTEATGPVPLNTATPVEATPSPALPQEGSESNTEAETTKQEAVPSTTPAANTTTTTSTTTSSSSTATTTSTTSASITTTTTATTTAAPPSTSTPAVNGPTSAAAALSNPTPTPTPTPTPTPPPPQPQPQPLLPLLLQLPQCPSSTPPPPWPHRPHPSQPLPHRLLPLPPMMPKPQLHKCPKPPPMPLSPHSPTRAPSLAPQQVPWPQQAAQPAPRVVVPRHTPSQAPCQPTPPPQAVYQPQPAKALAPTPQHPPRHRAMPRLAPQLATFPPPPPPGRRPILTQPPAAPCHPTSPPALLLLAWWALPPHRPPCPPIHPTAPCHPIAPCHPTHPTVPCHPTHPTAPCHPTHPTAPCHHTPLSPQWLPSSPPHHPWPSTLALDPWPSTLPRDRWWASLPPDRCPWPPTQLAPCSPTGSLTVLLATCPLATCHTPPNPCPLMLPPEHLPTVLQATHLLTLPPATCRPTLAPATCPHTVLLATCLLIVLVAMCLHTLWLAMGCPTLLLATEAPIVLVVTYHHTLPPATCRHTLLVATGLPTLLVAIRLTVGPACLPAPWHPTHPSLPWSPTPQPPWPLMVSQATLCPAPCLLTPCPNTQPRAPPLWPHILPKATCPHRVLPMAT comes from the exons ATGTTTACATGCCCGCGTCTCCCATGATGAGCAACATTTTAAAAG cCTCCAcggtcacctcctcctcctcctcctcttccaactctaCTGGAAATGGAGGTACTGGGAGTTCGAAAG ACCGGCTGGCGCGCACCCCGTCAGCCCCATCGTCATCTAAGGGTGTGGGGGAGGCCAATGTTCCCAGCCCCTTCTCCACCCCTGTCCACGGCAACCCCTCCTTCAATCCACAGAAAATGGGAACCGGCAAAGGGGGG CACAGTGGAGAAGGTCGCATTCCCAAGCCACCCAAAGCCCCGGACAAGCCACTGATGCCCTACATGAGATACTCCAGAAAG GTGTGGGACCAGGTGAAGGCTGCCAACAATGACCTTAAGCTGTGGGAGATTGGCAAGATTATCGGGTCCATGTGGCGTGACCTTCCTGAGGCGGACAAGCAGGATTATGTTGACGAATATGAGACGGAGAAG GCGGAATACACTAAGGCACTAGAGGCTTACCACAGTAGTCCGGCTTACCAACAGTACCTGGCCGCCAAGAACAAAG GTTCCGCCGCactagaggagaaggaaatcttGGAGCGGTCATCCTCGGCAGCCACCACGGGCACCAAGCTTGACCGCCGCATTGACATCCAGCCGGCCGAGGATGAGGACG ATTACGACGACGGGCTGAGTGTCAAACATGTGTCACACGCCCGGTATCTGCGCAACCATCGCCTCATTAATGAAATCTTCTCGGACACTGTGGTTCCCGACGTCCGCAGTGTTGTCACCAGCCAGCGCCTGTCTGTTCTGCGCCGACAAGTCCAGTCCCTCACTATGCATCAG AAAAAACTGGAAACGGAACTGCAGCAAATAGAGGAGAAGTTTGAAGCCAAGAAGAGGAAGTTTGTGGAGGCTGGCGATAGTTTCCAGAGTGAGCTAAAGaaagtaaag GCTATGGCCCCTAAACTAGACGAGACATCCTTCACGTTAATGgtggagagacagaaggaggtACTGCGGCGCGAGGCAGAGGAACGCCAACGCACCGCCCAGGGTCTGCCGCCACGtcccgcctccacctcctccccccagACCACA CCCTGCCACCCCGCCCAGCCCAGGGAGGAGGGCACAGAGGCAACGGGCCCAGTGCCACTCAACACTGCCACACCTGTTGAAGCTACGCCATCCCCCGCCCTCCCTCAG gAAGGGAGCGAGTCAAACACAGAGGCCGAGACCACTAAGCAGGAAG CTGTCCCGAGCACCACACCAgctgccaacaccaccaccactacctccaccaccacctcctcctcctccaccgccaccaccacctctaccacatcagcctccatcaccaccaccactaccgccactaccaccgccgccccTCCCAGCACCTCCACTCCAGCAGTGAATGGACCCACCTCTGCCGCCGCTGCTCTCTCCAACCCCACCCCAACTCCTACCCCTACTCCCACTCcaaccccacccccaccccaacCCCAACCTCAACCCctcctgccactgctgctgcagctcCCCCAGTGCCCCAGCAGTACCCCCCCACCACCCTGGCCACACAGACCCCACCCCAGCCAGCCCCTGCCCCACAGACTGCTGCCTCTGCCCCCCATGATGCCCAAACCCCAGCTGCACAAATGCCCCAAGCCTCCACCCATGCCCCTCAGCCCCCACAGCCCCACCAGGGCCCCATCCCTGGCCCCACAGCAGGTCCCATGGCCCCAGCAGGCGGCCCAGCCAGCGCCCCGGGTAGTGGTGCCCCGTCACACCCCCAGCCAGGCTCCATGCCAGCCCACACCCCCACCCCAGGCAGTGTACCAACCTCAGCCAGCCAAGGCCCTGGCCCCCACACCCCAGCACCCACCGCGCCACAGAGCTATGCCCCGCCTGGCACCACAGCTGGCCACGTTccccccacctccacccccGGGCCGGCGACCCATTCTAACTCAGCCCCCAGCAGCCCCATGCCACCCCACCTCCCCCCCAGCCCTGCTCCTGCTGGCCTGGTGGGCCCTTCCTCCACACAGGCCCCCATGTCCCCCCATCCACCCCACAGCCCCATGCCACCCCATAGCCCCAtgccaccccacccaccccacaGTCCCAtgccaccccacccaccccacaGCCCCAtgccaccccacccaccccacaGCCCCATGCCACCACACTCCTCTCAGCCCCCAATGGCTCCCCAGCAGCCCACCCCACCACCCATGGCCCAGCACACTGGCCCTGGACCCATGGCCCAGCACCCTCCCCAGGGACAGATGGTGGGCCAGCCTGCCCCCGGACAGGTGTCCATGGCCGCCCACACAGCTGGCCCCATGCAGCCCCACGGGGTCCCTCACAGTGCTGCTGGCCACCTGCCCCCTGGCCACATGCCACACACCACCCAACCCATGCCCCCTCATGCTGCCCCCGGAGCACCTTCCCACAGTGCTCCAAGCCACCCACCTCCTCACACTGCCCCCGGCCACCTGCCGTCCCACACTGGCCCCGGCCACCTGCCCCCACACAGTACTTCTGGCCACCTGCCTCCTCATAGTGCTGGTGGCCATGTGCCTCCACACACTGTGGCTGGCCATGGGGTGCCCCACACTGCTGCTGGCCACGGAGGCCCCCATAGTGCTGGTGGTCACGtaccaccacacactgccaccGGCCACTTGCCGCCACACACTGTTGGTGGCCACGGGCCTCCCCACACTGCTGGTGGCCATCCGCCTCACGGTGGGCCCGGCCTGCCTGCCAGCCCCATGGCACCCCACGCATCCCAGTCTGCCATGGTCCCCCACCCCCCAACCTCCATGGCCTCTCATGGTGTCCCAGGCCACTCTGTGCCCAGCCCCATGCCTCCTCACTCCATGCCCCAACACTCAGCCCAGGGCCCCACCCCTATGGCCCCACATCCTTCCCAAGGCAACATGCCCCCACAGGGTCCTCCCTATGGCAACATGA